In one window of Mercurialis annua linkage group LG4, ddMerAnnu1.2, whole genome shotgun sequence DNA:
- the LOC130015383 gene encoding F-box protein CPR1-like: MSDQILPEIVSNILSRCDVATIGRCKCISKQWRGIIDSTHFMKLQLDYASNINSAAVFFKDLFDETLFQAPMRNLDMRSVQTISQVKPFSLVGSCNGLLLLHKNQTQDFCIMNPLTKKHVYLPYLLPSSFLGTGRNNDACGNALGYGFGYDCVNDDYKVVRFVQELDHAKTGFLRTEMTVTCVKKRATILDQIPYFMNPSANGFFAGGTLHWLMAKYNHDNVHLIVGYDLATNKIRELPLPDLKGERKDLKFEGSTTIGCRVGLGLLRTWLSISTNYGNGMTVGLWAMKEYGVEESWTKLFSFSLARMSCGLVRPLGLSENDNIVLLELDWKRLVWYDRKAKDVTNLVHKALGGAMVCFRTIAPLPSAENGPTDEKNQFSQDQNRPTRKKKRDEFLSKGFKLKL, from the exons ATGTCCGACCAAATTTTGCCTGAAATTGTATCCAACATTTTAAGCCGATGCGACGTCGCAACAATTGGTCGCTGCAAATGCATTTCCAAGCAATGGCGTGGCATAATCGATAGTACCCATTTTATGAAACTACAGTTAGACTACGCCTCCAACATCAACTCTGCTGCCGTGTTCTTCAAGGACCTGTTCGACGAAACCCTGTTTCAAGCACCCATGCGCAATCTGGATATGCGCTCTGTGCAAACTATTTCTCAGGTTAAGCCATTTTCCTTGGTTGGGTCTTGCAATGGTTTGCTTTTGTTACATAAGAATCAAACCCAAGATTTTTGCATTATGAACCCTCTTACTAAGAAACATGTCTACCTTCCATATTTACTTCCTTCTTCTTTTCTGGGGACTGGTCGTAATAATGATGCCTGTGGTAATGCCTTAGGATATGGTTTTGGGTATGACTGTGTTAATGATGACTATAAGGTTGTTAGGTTTGTGCAAGAGCTTGATCATGCTAAAACGGGTTTCTTAAGAACTGAGATGACTGTCACTTGTGTTAAGAAAAGAGCAACCATACTTGATCAAATACCTTACTTTATGAACCCATCGGCTAATGGTTTTTTTGCTGGTGGTACTCTGCATTGGCTAATGGCTAAATATAATCATGACAATGTGCATCTAATTGTGGGTTATGATCTTGCCACAAATAAAATCCGAGAGCTGCCACTGCCCGATTTAAAGGGTGAACGTAAGGATCTTAAGTTTGAGGGTAGTACCACAATTGGCTGTAGAGTTGGTTTGGGTCTATTACGAACATGGTTATCCATATCTACTAACTATGGAAACGGTATGACTGTTGGTTTATGGGCTATGAAAGAATATGGTGTTGAGGAGTCCTGGACGAAGCTATTTTCGTTTTCCCTTGCTCGCATGTCATGTGGATTGGTTAGGCCTTTGGGTTTATCAGAAAATGACAACATAGTTTTACTTGAATTGGATTGGAAACGACTTGTCTGGTACGACCGAAAGGCAAAAGATGTTacaaatctagtgcacaaggcTCTAGGAGGAGCTATGGTTTGTTTCAGAACTATCGCTCCCCTTCCATCTGCTGAAAATGGACCAACGgacgaaaaaaatcaattttctcaAGATCAGAACAGGCCAACAAGGAAGAAGAAGAG GGATGAGTTCTTGTCAAAAGGTTTCAAGCTTAAACTATAG
- the LOC126678910 gene encoding E3 ubiquitin-protein ligase RHA2A-like, whose protein sequence is MVLNKLASIIYNLIAPTRQLIMIKNVTSYQANVLDVSEIAKDGGFTSPGGSSSGGALEVESEFCCVCLSRLKGGEKVRVLFCEHKFHKVCIDSWFKVCRKTCPICRFATGEDEGSYKREEQLTEEMVIWFSSFHVAGF, encoded by the coding sequence ATGGTTTTGAACAAATTAGCCTCCATCATTTACAACCTCATCGCTCCGACGAGACAGCTAATAATGATTAAAAACGTGACATCTTATCAAGCAAATGTGTTAGATGTTTCGGAGATTGCAAAAGATGGCGGGTTTACATCTCCGGGAGGATCAAGCTCCGGTGGGGCTCTTGAGGTTGAAAGCGAATTTTGTTGCGTTTGCTTGTCAAGATTGAAGGGAGGTGAGAAGGTGCGTGTTCTCTTTTGCGAGCACAAGTTTCATAAAGTCTGCATTGATAGTTGGTTTAAAGTGTGTCGGAAAACTTGTCCGATATGCCGGTTCGCAACGGGGGAGGATGAAGGATCGTACAAGAGAGAAGAGCAGCTTACGGAAGAGATGGTGATATGGTTTTCTTCTTTTCATGTAGCTGGATTCTAA
- the LOC130015422 gene encoding uncharacterized protein LOC130015422, whose amino-acid sequence MSDQILPEIVSNILSRCDVATIGRCKCISKQWRGIIESTHFMKLQLDYATNTNSAAAVFFFKELFDETLFQTPMSNLDMRSVPTISQVRPFSLIGSCNGLLLIYGLGYDSLNDDYKVVRIAHKCVPGRTANGLFVGGVLHWLMAKYNHGKMLLILGYDVGTDEIRELPLPDLKDELKEFK is encoded by the exons ATGTCCGACCAAATTTTGCCTGAAATTGTATCCAACATTTTAAGCCGATGCGACGTAGCAACAATTGGTCGCTGCAAATGCATCTCCAAGCAATGGCGTGGCATAATCGAGAGTACCCATTTCATGAAACTACAGTTAGACTACGCCACCAACACCAACTCTGCTGCGGCCGTGTTCTTCTTCAAGGAGCTGTTCGACGAAACCCTCTTTCAAACACCCATGTCCAATCTGGATATGCGCTCTGTGCCAACTATTTCTCAGGTTAGGCCATTTTCCTTAATTGGGTCTTGCAATGGTTTGCTTTT GATATATGGTTTGGGGTACGACAGCCTTAATGATGACTATAAGGTTGTTAGGATTGCACACAAGTGTGTTCCTGGTCGAACGG CTAATGGTTTGTTCGTTGGTGGAGTTCTGCATTGGCTAATGGCTAAATATAATCATGGCAAAATGTTGTTAATTTTGGGTTATGATGTTGGGACAGATGAAATCAGAGAGTTGCCACTACCTGATTTGAAGGATGAACTTAAGGAATTTAAGTAG
- the LOC126678101 gene encoding E3 ubiquitin-protein ligase RHA2A-like gives MVLNKLASIFNFIAPTRQLRVKDVTSYQANALDISENAKDGELTSPGESSSIEALEVESEFCCVCLSRLKGGENVRVLFCKHKFHKVCIDRWFKACRKTCPICRFTIGEEEGSYKREEQLTEEMVIWFSSFHVAGF, from the coding sequence ATGGTCTTAAACAAGTTAGCCTCCATTTTTAACTTCATCGCTCCAACAAGGCAGCTAAGAGTTAAAGATGTGACATCTTATCAAGCAAATGCATTAGATATTTCGGAGAATGCAAAAGATGGCGAGCTTACATCTCCGGGAGAATCAAGCTCCATTGAGGCTCTTGAGGTTGAAAGCGAATTTTGTTGTGTTTGCTTGTCAAGATTGAAGGGAGGTGAGAACGTGCGTGTTCTCTTTTGCAAGCACAAATTTCATAAAGTCTGCATCGATAGATGGTTTAAAGCGTGTCGGAAAACTTGTCCGATATGCCGGTTCACAATAGGGGAGGAGGAAGGATCGTACAAGAGAGAAGAGCAGCTTACGGAAGAGATGGTGATATGGTTTTCTTCTTTTCATGTAGCTGGATTCTAA
- the LOC126676787 gene encoding F-box protein CPR1-like, whose product MSDQILPEIVSNILSRCDVATIGRCRCISKQWYAVIESTHFMKLQVDYATNTISAAVFFKDLFDETLFQAPMRNLDMRSVPIISQVKPFSLVGSCNGLLLLHKNQTPDFCILNSLTKKHVYLPHLLPSSLVGTDRNNDACVNALGYGFGYDSVNDDYKVVRIVQELDPAKTGFLRTEMTVTSVKNRVIKLHEMPYFMEPLANGLFVAGVLHWLMGKYNHEKMHLIVGYDLATNEIRELPLPDLKGERKDLKFEGSTTIGCRVGLGLLRTWLSISTNYGNGMSVGFWAMKEYGIKESWTKLFSFSLAHMSCDLVRPLGLSENDNLVFLELDRKRLILYDRKAKDVTSLMHKAQGEAMVCFRSIAPLPSAKNGQTDEKHQSSQDQKSKRKKRDNFLSKGFKLKL is encoded by the exons ATGTCCGATCAAATTTTACCTGAAATTGTGTCCAACATTTTAAGCCGGTGCGACGTAGCAACAATTGGTCGCTGCAGATGCATTTCCAAACAATGGTATGCCGTAATCGAGAGTACCCATTTCATGAAACTACAGGTAGACTACGCCACCAACACCATATCTGCTGCCGTGTTCTTCAAGGACCTGTTCGACGAAACCCTCTTTCAAGCACCCATGCGCAATCTGGATATGCGCTCTGTGCCAATTATTTCTCAGGTTAAGCCATTTTCCTTAGTTGGGTCTTGCAATGGTTTGCTTTTGTTACATAAGAATCAAACCCCAGACTTTTGCATTCTGAACTCTCTTACTAAGAAACATGTCTACCTTCCACATTTACTTCCTTCTTCTCTTGTCGGGACTGATCGTAATAATGATGCTTGTGTTAATGCCTTAGGATATGGTTTTGGTTATGACAGTGTTAATGATGACTATAAGGTTGTTAGGATTGTGCAAGAGCTTGATCCTGCTAAAACGGGTTTCTTAAGAACTGAGATGACTGTCACTAGTGTTAAAAACAGAGTAATCAAACTTCATGAAATGCCTTACTTTATGGAGCCATTGGCTAATGGTTTGTTTGTTGCTGGGGTTCTGCATTGGCTAATGGGTAAATATAATCATGAGAAAATGCATTTAATTGTGGGTTATGATCTTGCCACAAATGAAATCCGAGAGCTGCCACTGCCTGATTTAAAGGGTGAACGTAAGGATCTTAAGTTTGAGGGTAGTACCACAATTGGCTGTAGAGTTGGTTTGGGTCTATTAAGAACATGGTTATCCATATCTACTAACTATGGAAATGGTATGTCTGTTGGTTTTTGGGCTATGAAAGAATATGGCATTAAGGAATCTTGGACTAAGCTATTTTCATTCTCCCTTGCTCACATGTCATGTGATTTGGTTAGGCCTTTGGGTTTATCGGAAAATGACAACCTAGTTTTTCTTGAGTTGGATAGGAAACGACTTATCTTGTATGACAGAAAGGCAAAAGATGTCACAAGTTTAATGCACAAAGCTCAAGGAGAAGCCATGGTTTGTTTCAGAAGCATTGCTCCCCTTCCATCTGCTAAAAATGGACAAACGGATGAAAAACATCAATCTTCTCAAGATCAGAAGTCAAAGAGGAAGAAGag GGATAATTTCCTGTCAAAAGGTTTCAAGCTTAAACTATAG